One part of the Halopenitus persicus genome encodes these proteins:
- a CDS encoding tyrosine-type recombinase/integrase, protein MAAKKYEVLLDSDTWEERVFKNKHSCINDWLRSKDSTGKSRRTLNAYSRTAARFFHEWFPDTHPSEVTVGDIEEYVLDLNDREVARNTKRRYVESLSSFYTWALFRPRFEDITGNPAKVVLEEIPKEKKPRPETATWENGKQIVKNIPDPRDKTAAVILAKTGVRIQEALNLKEEDLNNLEDGFIRFRDRKGGTTTVNPVDDETVQAVQRLRAISSSKSEYLFTSIRGGPIGKERLRREVRKAAVKAGVMDDVDEKRWHHKFTPHYYRTIFTSQMRNNGLPDHFTRYLRGDGDQEVMDLYTKIPRDQVRDEYLEIIKPLNLYARTDGGENQSSENTRSRRSRTRQETL, encoded by the coding sequence ATGGCGGCCAAGAAGTACGAAGTCCTGCTGGACTCGGATACCTGGGAGGAACGAGTCTTCAAGAACAAACACAGCTGCATCAACGACTGGCTCCGCAGCAAGGACTCGACAGGCAAATCCCGAAGAACCTTGAACGCTTACAGCAGGACTGCTGCCCGGTTCTTCCACGAGTGGTTCCCTGACACCCATCCCTCAGAGGTAACGGTTGGTGACATCGAGGAATACGTTCTCGACCTCAACGACCGGGAGGTAGCACGGAACACGAAACGCCGGTACGTTGAATCACTCAGTAGCTTCTACACCTGGGCCTTGTTCCGGCCACGGTTCGAGGACATCACCGGCAACCCAGCCAAGGTTGTTCTTGAGGAAATCCCGAAGGAGAAGAAGCCACGACCGGAGACAGCTACGTGGGAGAACGGGAAGCAGATAGTCAAGAACATTCCAGATCCCAGGGACAAGACCGCTGCCGTCATCCTGGCGAAGACCGGTGTCCGAATCCAGGAGGCACTGAACCTGAAGGAGGAGGATCTGAACAACCTGGAGGACGGTTTCATCCGATTCCGAGATAGGAAGGGTGGTACGACCACGGTCAACCCGGTGGACGACGAGACGGTGCAAGCAGTTCAACGGCTCCGGGCGATCTCTTCCAGCAAGTCGGAGTACCTGTTCACGTCGATCCGTGGCGGTCCGATAGGGAAGGAACGGCTTCGGAGAGAGGTTCGGAAGGCAGCTGTCAAAGCCGGAGTCATGGACGACGTGGACGAGAAGCGTTGGCACCACAAATTTACTCCTCACTATTACAGGACGATCTTCACGTCCCAGATGAGGAACAACGGGCTTCCGGATCACTTCACCCGGTATCTGCGTGGCGACGGCGACCAGGAGGTCATGGATCTCTATACGAAGATTCCCAGGGATCAGGTCCGGGACGAGTACCTGGAGATCATCAAACCCCTTAACCTGTACGCCAGGACGGATGGAGGTGAGAATCAGTCATCGGAGAACACCAGATCTCGCCGGTCACGGACAAGGCAGGAGACGTTGTAG
- a CDS encoding DUF1508 domain-containing protein, whose product MTRVSRHLSIEFIVLLVITAITFLVLFAVLPFDLVQALLIVALVAFFYFGIAVALAKYKHRTPDWLNTAPLWLIIMVPVAIGVSLLFRYWAEATFFNVVFVLGMMFMFLYYWLMVPFAMVQKIEEQNWDEQIDEWPEITVLIPAYKERGHIGRTLDSISATTYTGGIELIVIDDGSADGTYEEATAHAGTDALVIQKENGGKHSALNRGLEEATNDIIVAIDADSWIDPDAFAELVKSFKRHPNAGAIAGNVKVGNRGSFITNLQALEYIVGINTFRRAFDHVGLVSVVPGCLGAFRADTLREVGGYSADTLTEDFDLTIEILKRGRSVHMSEGIVYTYAPTNWRGLYRQRLRWYRGQIQTLRKHVGVFSDPNYGLLHRLVFPYAFLSMTLLPLMGVVVSIVIPLAIIAGQGLMMLKIAMFFFALIFLLSLLAIEIDAEDRKLVVYSPLSVIGYKQFQDAVLIKSIFDVFSGKELGWTSAGRIPQEATEQGTFAPPAPTAGADNEVSTLSTVADSESSFDVYHDAADEWRWRLRHRNGNIIADSSEGYSSRDSVEDAVGRVAATVGDADTLEYDPAGFEVYEKDPDEWHWQLRMKSGRVLARSKLGFDSRGDTLDAIERVRNNATEAERWSITVGETSGYHWRLTAPNGRVIARNAKGYTSKSDAETAMGRVRKAIPKADTLEFDPVGFVAYVDTLGEWRWRLKHRNGRILADSGEGYSSKASMRNGIETVQRTAREAAVAQPIPTNG is encoded by the coding sequence ATGACTCGAGTAAGCCGTCATCTGTCTATCGAATTTATCGTACTCCTTGTAATCACCGCGATAACGTTTCTCGTACTTTTCGCCGTTCTTCCGTTCGACTTGGTCCAGGCGCTTTTGATTGTCGCCCTTGTCGCGTTCTTTTATTTCGGTATCGCCGTTGCCTTGGCGAAATACAAACATCGGACACCGGATTGGCTCAATACGGCCCCTCTCTGGCTGATCATAATGGTGCCGGTGGCTATCGGTGTCTCGCTCCTCTTTAGATACTGGGCCGAGGCCACGTTCTTCAACGTGGTTTTCGTTCTGGGGATGATGTTTATGTTCCTCTACTACTGGCTGATGGTTCCGTTCGCTATGGTTCAGAAAATCGAGGAACAAAACTGGGATGAACAAATCGATGAGTGGCCGGAAATCACCGTCCTCATCCCTGCGTACAAAGAGCGCGGGCACATCGGCCGGACGCTGGATTCCATCTCAGCCACGACATACACTGGCGGTATCGAACTTATTGTCATCGACGACGGGAGCGCTGACGGAACTTACGAAGAGGCCACGGCCCACGCCGGAACTGACGCCCTAGTCATCCAGAAGGAAAACGGCGGAAAACATTCAGCACTGAACCGAGGACTTGAGGAAGCGACAAACGACATTATCGTCGCCATCGATGCCGATTCCTGGATCGATCCCGACGCGTTCGCGGAACTCGTCAAGTCTTTCAAACGGCACCCCAACGCTGGTGCAATAGCCGGCAACGTCAAAGTCGGGAACCGGGGCTCGTTCATTACGAACCTGCAAGCGCTTGAATACATCGTTGGGATCAACACGTTCCGACGGGCGTTTGACCATGTCGGTCTCGTCTCCGTCGTCCCTGGCTGTCTCGGGGCGTTTCGGGCGGATACCCTCCGGGAAGTCGGGGGATACAGTGCCGACACGCTCACTGAGGACTTCGATCTGACAATAGAGATACTCAAGCGTGGCCGAAGCGTCCATATGAGTGAAGGGATCGTGTACACCTACGCTCCGACGAACTGGCGCGGCCTCTACAGACAGCGCCTCCGGTGGTACCGTGGTCAAATCCAGACGCTCCGTAAACACGTCGGCGTTTTCAGTGACCCGAACTACGGGTTACTTCACCGGCTCGTCTTCCCGTACGCGTTCCTCTCAATGACGCTCTTGCCGCTTATGGGTGTTGTGGTGTCTATCGTCATCCCGCTTGCGATCATCGCGGGGCAGGGGTTGATGATGCTCAAGATTGCGATGTTCTTTTTCGCACTCATATTCCTGCTGTCGCTTCTCGCCATTGAGATCGACGCTGAGGACAGGAAGTTGGTGGTGTACTCACCGCTGTCAGTAATTGGCTACAAACAGTTTCAGGACGCCGTCCTTATAAAAAGTATCTTCGATGTTTTTAGCGGGAAAGAACTTGGCTGGACAAGCGCCGGTCGCATACCCCAAGAAGCAACGGAGCAAGGGACGTTCGCTCCGCCCGCACCTACAGCCGGTGCCGACAACGAGGTGTCGACACTTTCCACCGTCGCCGACTCAGAATCGTCTTTCGACGTGTATCATGACGCCGCCGACGAGTGGCGCTGGCGGCTCCGCCACCGCAACGGCAACATTATCGCAGACAGTAGCGAGGGATACAGCTCCCGAGACTCCGTTGAGGACGCTGTTGGTCGAGTTGCCGCTACTGTCGGTGATGCCGACACGCTGGAATACGACCCCGCTGGCTTCGAGGTTTATGAGAAAGACCCTGATGAATGGCACTGGCAACTCCGGATGAAAAGCGGTCGAGTACTCGCCCGGAGCAAACTTGGATTCGATTCTCGCGGTGATACCCTCGATGCTATCGAACGTGTGCGAAACAATGCGACCGAAGCGGAGCGATGGAGCATCACTGTTGGCGAGACGAGCGGCTACCACTGGCGACTGACAGCGCCGAACGGGCGGGTCATCGCGCGGAATGCGAAAGGGTACACCAGTAAATCGGACGCAGAGACAGCTATGGGCCGGGTGAGAAAGGCCATTCCGAAGGCGGACACGCTGGAGTTCGACCCAGTTGGATTCGTCGCCTATGTGGATACTCTCGGTGAGTGGCGCTGGCGACTCAAACATCGTAATGGCCGTATCTTGGCCGACAGCGGCGAGGGATACAGTTCGAAAGCCAGTATGCGGAACGGCATCGAGACTGTCCAACGAACCGCCAGAGAGGCGGCTGTTGCCCAGCCGATTCCCACGAATGGGTAA
- a CDS encoding glycosyltransferase family 2 protein: MTDLVSLQGVLAIFLWAALLVYGLSSLWWVVEVTLLSRGWKQDTEEVWGLDDIQVRVLTIDAESVVQQTVNALPDNITDVRVIAEADISINGAQVHVVPDDFDCNATNKGRAVEWARRNVDADKEYLLYLDEDTLVTELTGLPDADFIQFTEKPIYTGSRLTYLCEVFRTGYQFEQLGFRRLSYPLYAWGGGFAIRREIEQEVGWDVATITEDTNLIWRAARDHNLTYQLVNDRFRNQAPPSLKAMIKQRRRWMSGTIGDDHLLPPLYRPLYFTRVIAWAFSPFVPLLAIASYLLPGTAPGIGLYSLLSTALLGILFVYMFFGVVGYRKHPILWPVFLILTPLAVVLHSVGALWGVVSPVEEFEVTEKVTADVIEQANHLDEGALAEHDGTGRLLRESDDEFEIGIFSDDD, translated from the coding sequence GTGACCGATTTGGTATCGCTACAGGGGGTGTTGGCCATCTTCTTGTGGGCAGCACTGCTTGTCTACGGTCTCTCCTCACTGTGGTGGGTCGTCGAGGTGACTTTGCTTTCACGTGGATGGAAACAAGATACTGAGGAAGTGTGGGGGCTTGATGATATCCAAGTCCGTGTACTGACGATTGACGCTGAGTCTGTCGTCCAACAGACCGTCAACGCACTGCCCGACAATATCACAGATGTGCGTGTTATCGCCGAAGCAGACATCAGTATCAATGGTGCTCAAGTCCATGTTGTTCCCGATGATTTTGATTGCAACGCGACTAACAAAGGTCGGGCCGTTGAATGGGCACGGAGAAACGTTGATGCTGATAAAGAATATCTCCTCTATCTAGACGAAGATACGCTCGTTACAGAACTCACTGGGCTTCCAGATGCTGATTTCATTCAGTTCACAGAGAAGCCAATTTACACCGGTTCACGTCTCACGTATCTCTGTGAAGTGTTTCGCACGGGTTATCAATTTGAACAGCTGGGATTTCGCCGCCTATCGTATCCCCTATACGCGTGGGGTGGAGGTTTTGCAATCCGCCGTGAGATTGAACAAGAGGTTGGGTGGGATGTAGCCACGATCACGGAGGACACGAATCTGATCTGGCGGGCAGCGAGAGACCACAATTTGACCTACCAGTTAGTCAATGATCGGTTTCGGAATCAAGCTCCGCCATCGCTCAAAGCGATGATCAAACAACGGCGGCGATGGATGTCCGGCACAATCGGTGATGATCACTTACTTCCGCCACTATACCGGCCGCTGTACTTCACTCGGGTCATCGCGTGGGCGTTCTCACCGTTCGTACCGTTGTTGGCTATCGCATCGTACCTGTTGCCCGGGACAGCTCCCGGGATAGGACTGTATTCGCTGCTCTCTACAGCCCTTTTAGGGATTCTGTTCGTGTATATGTTCTTTGGCGTGGTGGGCTATCGGAAACACCCGATCTTGTGGCCAGTGTTCCTGATTCTCACGCCGCTGGCGGTTGTCCTCCACTCTGTCGGGGCGCTCTGGGGAGTCGTTAGCCCAGTCGAGGAGTTCGAAGTAACCGAAAAAGTCACTGCTGACGTTATAGAACAGGCAAACCACCTCGATGAGGGAGCACTTGCTGAGCACGATGGAACCGGTCGACTCCTCCGTGAGTCTGATGATGAGTTCGAAATAGGGATTTTCAGCGACGATGATTAG
- a CDS encoding IS5 family transposase, whose translation MLFRFVKQAASLAQKRCAASPTAVSDPTGNGFPGWKHVTLHFLRVHMDATYREIVDWASEMDRVRGLLQLSRTAFPAPSTLYRSFERVPMSVWRGFLRESAKICDPGSHGAIDATFFDRETASRHYQHRSDRHIRTLKTTALVDTDSCAILDIHCSAHWPHDTQTGRRVALRNTEKIESLAGDKGYDDQSLRDALRSEGVRPLLRHRLFAAYDHAHNARLDSELYGQRWMAETAFSAIKRRFGPAVHPRAWYREFRELVLTAAVYNLERALKQ comes from the coding sequence ATACTCTTCCGCTTCGTTAAGCAAGCCGCGTCGCTGGCTCAAAAGCGCTGTGCCGCCAGTCCAACGGCGGTGAGTGATCCGACTGGCAACGGATTTCCCGGTTGGAAGCATGTCACGCTCCACTTTTTGCGGGTTCACATGGATGCGACGTACCGCGAGATCGTGGATTGGGCGAGTGAGATGGATCGAGTTCGTGGTCTGTTACAGCTGTCGCGAACGGCATTTCCCGCACCCTCAACGCTGTATCGGTCGTTTGAGAGGGTGCCCATGTCGGTGTGGCGAGGATTCCTTCGGGAGTCTGCGAAGATCTGCGATCCGGGCTCGCATGGAGCGATCGATGCCACCTTCTTCGACCGCGAAACGGCATCGAGGCACTATCAACACCGCTCGGATCGCCACATACGCACGCTCAAAACGACGGCCCTCGTCGATACAGACTCGTGTGCCATCCTCGATATTCACTGCTCGGCACACTGGCCTCACGACACGCAAACTGGCCGTCGAGTTGCCCTTCGTAACACCGAGAAAATCGAGAGTCTCGCCGGCGACAAGGGTTATGACGACCAATCTCTCCGGGACGCCCTCCGTTCAGAGGGCGTCCGGCCCTTGCTTCGTCATCGGCTGTTCGCTGCTTACGATCACGCACACAACGCACGGTTGGACAGCGAATTATACGGCCAACGCTGGATGGCCGAGACTGCCTTTTCGGCCATCAAGCGTCGGTTCGGCCCCGCTGTCCACCCTCGCGCGTGGTACCGCGAGTTCCGCGAGCTCGTGTTGACCGCCGCAGTTTACAACCTCGAACGAGCTCTCAAACAGTGA
- a CDS encoding HalOD1 output domain-containing protein: MELNNNSTASQAVVEKVAQQEDVDSTELETPLYDVVDADALDKLVSSMSTDGIVSFHYSGYQLIVAGDGSVELAEEDAPTS, encoded by the coding sequence GTGGAACTGAATAATAACAGTACGGCGAGTCAGGCTGTTGTCGAGAAAGTTGCTCAACAGGAAGACGTTGATTCTACCGAGTTGGAGACACCGCTCTATGACGTGGTCGACGCCGATGCCCTGGACAAGTTGGTATCCTCGATGAGCACGGACGGGATAGTGTCTTTCCACTACTCCGGGTACCAGTTAATTGTGGCTGGAGATGGCAGCGTCGAGTTGGCCGAAGAGGACGCACCTACATCCTGA
- a CDS encoding DUF2188 domain-containing protein — protein MTEYHVIYSDQDREWKVKKAAAQQASATEDTKQPAVEKAKSLAKSNRPATVYVHYKKPGQDLKPVQNEHSYS, from the coding sequence ATGACTGAGTACCACGTCATCTACAGCGACCAAGACAGAGAATGGAAAGTCAAGAAAGCAGCTGCACAGCAAGCCTCAGCCACTGAAGACACCAAGCAACCAGCTGTAGAAAAAGCCAAATCACTGGCGAAATCCAACCGTCCTGCCACAGTCTACGTCCACTACAAGAAACCAGGTCAAGACCTGAAACCAGTGCAGAACGAACACTCCTACTCTTAA
- a CDS encoding tyrosine-type recombinase/integrase encodes MSHHNEPGTEWANRHRRALTTRHTHEDVLTDRQFELLLEACSSLSAPHDFEARFICLIAGRLGLRAGEVAHLQTAWVNWNRRTIRIPQHEPCQCGYCRRQARQEAIHNERLSVEDAVASRWHPKTVASARLIPFDLSLRLELCVERFANRYDAFPRSRSTINRRVQAAASEADLPGRVYPHCLRATAASYHAYKGVAPVPLQALMGWSDLATAQKYIRISGTATADALRRVHHK; translated from the coding sequence GTGTCTCATCACAACGAACCCGGGACAGAATGGGCGAATCGTCATCGACGGGCGCTCACGACTCGGCATACTCACGAGGATGTCCTCACCGATCGTCAGTTCGAACTCTTGCTGGAAGCGTGTTCAAGCCTTTCAGCGCCACACGATTTCGAAGCGCGATTCATTTGTCTCATCGCAGGCCGCCTTGGACTTCGCGCTGGCGAGGTCGCGCATTTACAGACGGCGTGGGTGAACTGGAACCGTCGAACGATTCGCATCCCCCAACACGAACCGTGCCAGTGTGGGTACTGCCGACGTCAGGCACGGCAGGAAGCCATCCACAACGAACGTCTCTCCGTCGAGGATGCTGTCGCATCCCGCTGGCATCCGAAGACTGTGGCATCGGCGCGGCTGATCCCATTCGACCTCTCACTTCGGCTGGAGCTTTGCGTCGAGCGGTTTGCCAATCGGTACGATGCGTTCCCTCGGTCGCGGTCAACGATCAACAGACGAGTACAGGCTGCCGCGAGCGAGGCTGACCTACCGGGTCGCGTCTATCCACACTGTCTGCGAGCAACTGCCGCCAGCTACCATGCCTACAAAGGCGTCGCCCCGGTGCCACTGCAAGCCCTGATGGGCTGGAGTGATCTGGCGACCGCACAGAAATACATCCGTATCTCTGGGACAGCGACGGCTGATGCGCTGCGTCGAGTTCATCACAAGTAG